A window of the Hippoglossus stenolepis isolate QCI-W04-F060 chromosome 8, HSTE1.2, whole genome shotgun sequence genome harbors these coding sequences:
- the tmem79b gene encoding transmembrane protein 79 isoform X1, which yields MRRHTEGEDEVVTSSMTESSTLQWPGDRQIVGQTGGKMGEGQTCGQNGEGQTGKGDRMSVRSSEQTSWTESERVLMADGGKGEGMGSVGEWEGLTTYLDKEVEPTENHLPEKAAQVFSPAVTVLPSLSSPRQSEAFWDMESERSPFLGPRGASQDYNQHDCQYEWTKDTPPARCGRGCPSRDILKVGVSLVISALFFPFLVWGGFVFLPFDAPLLDGAPLRLIYTLRCSVFAATPIVLGWLVLGVTRLRSGVLRPLFDDEMKEAELYDVTVHHRFVSDSTSLFLIYFLQLVVMAMYLSQEHLKLVPLLTVVFAFGRLIYWVAAAFGSSVRGFGFGLSFLPSLVMMVANIYFIFMVEAAGSIFSVLPPPETLAPPSGRQRFWG from the exons ATGAGAAGACACACTGAGGGAGAGGACGAGGTGGTGACATCATCAATGACGGAGTCCAGCACGCTGCAGTGGCCTGGGGACAGACAGATAGTGGGACAGACGGGTGGTAAGATGGGTGAAGGACAGACATGTGGACAGAATGGTGAGGGACAGACAGGTAAAGGGGACAGGATGAGTGTGAGGTCCAGCGAGCAGACGAGTTggacagaaagtgagagagtGTTGATGGCAGATGGGGGTAAGGGGGAGGGGATGGGATCAGTTGGAGAGTGGGAGGGGTTGACGACATACCTGGACAAGGAGGTGGAGCCTACAGAGAATCATCTTCCAGAAAAAGCTGCTCAGGTGTTTAGTCCTGCAGTGACCGTCCTCCCCTCCCTGTCCTCACCCAGACAGAGTGAGGCATTCTGGGACATGGAGTCAGAGAGGAGTCCCTTCCTGGGTCCCAGAGGAGCGTCCCAGGACTACAACCAACATGACTGCCAGTACGAGTGGACCAAAGACACGCCCCCTGCCAGAT gtgggCGGGGCTGTCCCAGTAGAGACATCCTGAAGGTGGGCGTATCCTTGGTGATCTCAGCGCTCTTTTTCCCCTTCCTGGTGTGGGGGGGATTTGTGTTCCTGCCGTTTGACGCCCCCTTGCTGGACGGCGCCCCCTTGAGGCTCATCTACACACTTCGCTGCTCCGTGTTTGCCGCCACGCCCATCGTCCTCG GTTGGCTGGTCCTGGGCGTCACTCGGCTCCGCTCGGGCGTGTTGCGGCCACTGTTCGATGATGAGATGAAGGAGGCGGAGCTTTATGATGTCACTGTCCACCACCGCTTCGTCTCTGACTCCACCTCCTTGTTCCTGATCTACTTCCTGCAGCTGGTCGTCATGGCGATGTACCTGAGCCAAGAACACCTGAAGCTCGTCCCCCTGCTGACGGTCGTTTTTGCCTTTGGACG GCTGATTTACTGGGTGGCTGCAGCTTTTGGCAGCAGCGTCCGAGGTTTTGGTTTCGGCCTCTCTTTCCTGCCAAGTCTGGTCATGATGGTCGCCAACATCTACTTCATCTTCATGGTGGAGGCGGCAGGTTCCATCTTCAgcgtcctgcctcctcctgagACGCTGGCTCCGCCCTCCGGCAGACAGAGGTTCTGGGGATGA
- the tmem79b gene encoding transmembrane protein 79 isoform X2 yields MESERSPFLGPRGASQDYNQHDCQYEWTKDTPPARCGRGCPSRDILKVGVSLVISALFFPFLVWGGFVFLPFDAPLLDGAPLRLIYTLRCSVFAATPIVLGWLVLGVTRLRSGVLRPLFDDEMKEAELYDVTVHHRFVSDSTSLFLIYFLQLVVMAMYLSQEHLKLVPLLTVVFAFGRLIYWVAAAFGSSVRGFGFGLSFLPSLVMMVANIYFIFMVEAAGSIFSVLPPPETLAPPSGRQRFWG; encoded by the exons ATGGAGTCAGAGAGGAGTCCCTTCCTGGGTCCCAGAGGAGCGTCCCAGGACTACAACCAACATGACTGCCAGTACGAGTGGACCAAAGACACGCCCCCTGCCAGAT gtgggCGGGGCTGTCCCAGTAGAGACATCCTGAAGGTGGGCGTATCCTTGGTGATCTCAGCGCTCTTTTTCCCCTTCCTGGTGTGGGGGGGATTTGTGTTCCTGCCGTTTGACGCCCCCTTGCTGGACGGCGCCCCCTTGAGGCTCATCTACACACTTCGCTGCTCCGTGTTTGCCGCCACGCCCATCGTCCTCG GTTGGCTGGTCCTGGGCGTCACTCGGCTCCGCTCGGGCGTGTTGCGGCCACTGTTCGATGATGAGATGAAGGAGGCGGAGCTTTATGATGTCACTGTCCACCACCGCTTCGTCTCTGACTCCACCTCCTTGTTCCTGATCTACTTCCTGCAGCTGGTCGTCATGGCGATGTACCTGAGCCAAGAACACCTGAAGCTCGTCCCCCTGCTGACGGTCGTTTTTGCCTTTGGACG GCTGATTTACTGGGTGGCTGCAGCTTTTGGCAGCAGCGTCCGAGGTTTTGGTTTCGGCCTCTCTTTCCTGCCAAGTCTGGTCATGATGGTCGCCAACATCTACTTCATCTTCATGGTGGAGGCGGCAGGTTCCATCTTCAgcgtcctgcctcctcctgagACGCTGGCTCCGCCCTCCGGCAGACAGAGGTTCTGGGGATGA